In a genomic window of Carnobacterium mobile DSM 4848:
- a CDS encoding helix-turn-helix domain-containing protein — translation MRDTLRDSMNELMQFANNKPNKVTVKKYTLNNLPAYNPSDIKIVRDKTQMTQKVFSDLLGVSVRTVEAWETGKSHPNGSARRLLQLIEQKPEMVEEIEYASAKG, via the coding sequence ATGCGTGATACACTAAGAGATAGCATGAATGAATTAATGCAGTTCGCTAATAATAAACCAAACAAGGTGACCGTAAAAAAATATACGTTAAATAATCTACCCGCATACAATCCGTCAGATATCAAAATAGTCCGTGATAAAACACAAATGACACAAAAAGTTTTTTCTGATCTTTTAGGAGTATCGGTTAGAACGGTTGAAGCTTGGGAAACTGGAAAATCACATCCAAACGGCAGTGCTAGAAGATTATTACAATTAATCGAACAAAAGCCTGAAATGGTTGAAGAAATCGAGTATGCTTCTGCTAAAGGATAA
- a CDS encoding type II toxin-antitoxin system RelE/ParE family toxin — protein MTSKEENLTFLYPPAFDKAWRKCGLTSSDKEEMESLLSHFNQQENHIGKPYLGDTIQKTGGAIKLRFSPESSQKGKSGSYRIIYFIALENTYAFLDVYPKSAKESLTDKDKKEIKQFITDFKKITKKGAN, from the coding sequence ATGACTAGTAAAGAAGAAAATTTAACTTTTTTATATCCACCTGCGTTTGATAAAGCATGGAGAAAATGTGGCTTAACATCATCAGATAAAGAAGAAATGGAAAGTCTTTTATCCCATTTTAACCAACAAGAAAATCATATTGGAAAACCTTATCTAGGGGACACGATTCAAAAAACGGGCGGTGCAATCAAATTAAGATTTAGTCCTGAATCTTCCCAAAAAGGTAAAAGCGGTTCTTATCGAATCATCTATTTTATTGCGTTAGAAAATACGTATGCCTTTTTAGATGTCTATCCTAAAAGCGCAAAAGAGTCTTTGACCGATAAAGATAAAAAAGAAATCAAACAATTTATCACTGACTTTAAAAAAATAACTAAAAAAGGGGCTAATTAA
- a CDS encoding NUDIX hydrolase, with translation MDYIQWIRSYVGHREIILNFSGGIVTNEKNEVLLQLRTDKQLWGLPGGAVEKGESVEQAAKREVIEETGLQVEVVSLLGIYSAYFDTYPNGDKAQTITTMFTFKVIKGELVVGDTKETLNLKFFSQENLPEIANQQHKDAIQDFFSNKRGIYR, from the coding sequence ATGGATTATATTCAATGGATTAGAAGTTATGTGGGGCATAGGGAAATAATATTAAATTTTTCAGGTGGTATAGTTACCAATGAAAAAAATGAAGTACTGTTGCAATTAAGAACTGATAAGCAGTTATGGGGGTTACCTGGTGGAGCGGTTGAAAAAGGAGAAAGTGTAGAGCAAGCAGCTAAAAGAGAAGTAATAGAAGAAACTGGCTTACAAGTTGAAGTTGTTTCTCTTTTAGGTATTTATTCAGCATATTTTGATACTTATCCTAACGGAGATAAGGCTCAGACTATCACAACGATGTTCACCTTCAAAGTAATTAAAGGAGAACTAGTTGTTGGTGACACAAAAGAGACTTTAAACTTGAAATTCTTTTCTCAAGAGAACCTTCCAGAAATTGCCAATCAGCAACATAAAGATGCTATACAAGATTTCTTTTCTAATAAAAGAGGGATTTACAGATGA